TTGCGCACCGGGACCGACGGCCGGATCGTCGCGCTCGACCATCGCTTGGAGCCGCGTCGACAGCGTATCGAGTTGGCGAGCAACGGTCGCGTCGGCGTGGTCGGCCCGGACAGTTCTGATACCCGGCATACTCGCGCCGATCAGTGCCGCCGCGATCACGACCGCGAGGACCAGCCGGACGATCACAGCAGCGACCGGATGCGAGCCAACACGCCGGCCCGAGTTTGGTCCTCGCCGGAGCGATGCGATCCGCCGGTCCGCCCGGACTCGTCACCGACTGTCCTGGGTGGTCTGACTCCATCGGCGTCCTGGCCTGTGCCGTCCTGCGGTGTCCCTGTCTGATCCACGTCGGCCAGTCCGTCGATCTGATCGCGGTTCGGAGCCGGGGACTGCTCGCGGTGTTCGCTGGACCGACCGCCCTCGGCGCGGCGTGACCGTTGCTGTATCGCCGGCCGATCCTGTACTGTCGATCCGGTGGCATCCGGTTGTGGATCTGGCTCCCGTGGCGCCTGCCGGGATTCGAGACGGTCTTCGAGTCGGTCGACGGCTGCCAGCGCGGCGTCGGCACGCTGTTCGACGTCCTCGTTGACCGATTTGACCGAGCCGACGTAGCCACGGAGTGCCTGGGTCGCGGCCTCCAGCTCGGTCACTCGCTCGTCCAGCAGGGCCAATCGGTCTTCGACGTCGGCGACTCTGGGTTCTAGCTCCGCGACGGCCTCGGCGTCGGGCAGCGTCTTTTCGCCTTCGGTCATCGCTCGCTCGACGGCACTGACCCGTTCTGACAGTGTCTCGCTGTCTGCCATGTCCGCGGTTGGCCCCGTGTTGGTATTTGAACCCTCGTCCGAGTGACCGCGGCGACGGTGACCACTTTCACCGTGGTCGCAACACCTCTTTAGGCGGGGACGGCATACGCACGGACGAATGACACGGGTGATACACACGGGCGACACCCACCTGGGGTACCAGCAGTACCACGTCCCCGAGCGTCGCCGGGACTTCCTGGCGGCGTTCCGGCAGGTCGTCGACGACGCCATCGAGGACGGGGTCGACGCCGTCGTCCACGCCGGAGACCTGTTCCACGACCGTCGTCCCTCCCTGACCGACATCATGGGGACGCTCTCGGTTCTCGAAGAACTCGACGACGCCGATATCCCGTTTCTCGCCGTCGTGGGAAACCACGAGGCAAAGCGGGACGCACAGTGGCTCGACCTCTACGAGTCGCTGGGGCTCGCGACCCGCTTGGACGACGAGCCGACCGTGGTCGGCGATACGGCGTTCTACGGGCTCGATTTCGTCCCGCGGTCCCAGCGTGACTCCCTGTCCTACGAGTTCGCCCCCCACGACGCCGACCACGCCGCGCTCGTCACCCACGGGCTGTTCCAGCCCTTCGACTACGGCGACTGGGACGCCGAGGTCGTCCTGAACGAGTCCTCGGTGGCGTTCGACGCGCTTCTCTTGGGAGACAACCACGCACCCGCCAAACAGGCGGTCGCCGACGCCTGGGTCACCTACTGCGGATCGACCGAGCGCGCGAGCGCGAGCGAACGCGAGGACCGGGGGTACAACATCGTCACCTTCGACGGGGAGGTCCGGATCACCCGACGCGGGCTCGACACCCGGGAGTTCGTCTACGTCGACGTCGACCTCGGGCCCGAAGAGGGGATCGACCGCGTGCGGAGCCAGGTCGGCCAGTACGACGTCGCGGACGCGGTCGTCATCGTGAGCATCGACGGCGACGGTGACCCCATCGCCCCGGCCAGCGTCGAGGAGTTCGCCCTCGATGCGGGTGCGCTGGTCGCCCGCGTCACGGACCACCGGGAGCTGGCGGCCGACACCGACGAGACGGACGTGAGCTTCGCGGACCCGGACGACGCCGTCGCCGAACGGGTCCGGGAACTGGGGCTGAGCGAGGCCGCCCGCGACATCGACGAAACCATCCGGGCCTCGAAGGTGGCCGACGCGAACGTCACGTCGACGGTCGAACAGCGGGTCCGTGAACTGATCGAGGACGACCCCGAGGCGCTGACTGCCGACGACGGGCCGAACGCGGCTGCGTCCGAGTCGACCGACGGGAGCGGACCGGAACAGCGCCGACCGGACGAATCGAGCGCGGACGGGTCCACGACTGGCGGTTCGCCGGCGGACGCCGAGACACGGGACGGCGAGGACCAGTCGAGCATGGAGGAGTTTATCTGATGGAGGGGAAGCGATGAAGTTCCAGCGCGTCCGGCTGGAGAACTTCAAATGCTACGACGACGCCGACCTGCGGTTAGCCCCCGGTGTCACCGTCATCCACGGACTCAACGGCAGCGGGAAGTCCTCGCTGCTTGAGGGGTGTTTCTTCGCCCTCTACGGCGCGAGAGCGATCGACGAGACCCTCGGGGACGTGGTCACGCTGGGCGCCGACGACTGCACCGTCGATCTCTGGTTCACCCACGCCGGCGAGGAGTACCATCTGACCCGCCGGGTCCGGGCGACCGGCGAGCGGGCGACGACCGCCAAGTGTGTCCTGGAAACGCCCACAGGAACCTTCGAGGGGGCGCGTGACGTGCGCGCTCGGATCACCGAACTCCTCCGGATGGACAGCGAGGCGTTCGTCAACTGCGCGTACGTCCGGCAGGGCGAGGTGAACAAGCTCATCAACGCCACTGCGAGCGACCGCCAGGACATGCTCGACGACCTCCTGCAACTCGGGAAACTGGAGACGTACCGCGAACGGGCCAGCGACGCCCGCGTGGGGGTCAAGCGTGTCCGAAATGGAAAACAAGAGCGGCTCGAACAACTGGACGAACAGATCGACGAGAAGGAGTCACAGGACCTCCACGAGCGACTCAACGGGCTAGAGACGGAACTCAACGAGGTCCAGTCCGACATCGAGCGCATCGAGGACCAACAGTCGACCGCCGAACAGACCCGCGATCAGGCCGAGTCCGTCCTCGACGAGTACGAGGAGAAACAGACCGAACTGGCGGAACTGACCGAGGACATCGACTCCCTGGAGACGACGATCACCGAGGCCGAGAGCGAACGGGAGCAGCTCAAAGACGAGCTCTCGGAGCGCAAGAGTGACCGCGACTCACTGCGGGCTGATCTCGACGAGCAGGTCACCGAGACCGAACTCGACAGCGCCGACCGGGACGCCGTCACGGCCCGGATCGACGAGTTGGACGAACGGGGGGAGGAATTGCGATCCCGCATCGAGAGCCAGAAGGTCGAAGCACAGAAACACAGCGGCGAGGCAGAGAGCCTGACCGAACAGGCCGAGGACCTGGCCTCGCGTGTGGAGACGAAGCGCCAGAGCGCCGCGGAACTGGAGTCGGAACTGGCCGACACACGCGAGACCATCGCCGAGCGACGCGAGAAACTCTCGGAGATCGACGACGAGATCGAGTCGGTCGAGGCGACCTTCGAGGCCGCCGAGATCGACCGGGACGGGGTCGACGCCCACCGGGAGTCGGTCGCTACGGAACTGGCGGAGACCCGCCAGCGGGTGACCGAACTGGAGACGCGACTGGAGAACGAGCGGTCCTCGCTCGCCGAGGCCGAGGCGCTGCTGGAGGAGGGGAAATGTCCCGAGTGTGGCCAGGACGTCACGGGGTCACCGCACGTCGAGTCCATCGAGGACGACCGCGAGCGGATCGCCGACCTCGAAGCCGACCTGGCCGACGCTCGGGAGACGGTCGAGCGCCTAGAAGACGACCTCGAAGCGGCCGAGGAGTTGGCCGAGGCCGCCGACCGACTGGCACGGCTCCGCGACAACCGCTCGACGGTCGTCCAGTTGATCGAGGAGAAGGAGTCGGGGTTGGACGACGACGAGGAACGCGTCGACGAACTCCGAGCGGACGCCGACGAGTTGGAGGCCGAGGCCGACGCGAAACGCGAGGCCGCCGAGGCGGCACGGGAACGGGCCGCGGAGTGCCGGTCGACGATCGGCGAGTGCAACCAGGAACACCAGACAGTCAAGGAGTCGATCGCACAGTTAGAGGGGGTACTGGAGCTACTGGACGGGATCGAGAACTGTGAGAACGACATCGAGCAACTCCGTAGCCGGCGGGCACAGCTCGCCGAGGTCAACGACGAGCGCCGCGAGCGCCTGGCCGAGAAACGCGAACGGAAACAGGAACTGGCCGAGGCAGTCGACGAGTCACGGGTCGAGGAGGCCCGCTCGGAGAAAGAGCGGGCCGAGGCGTACGTGGAGAAGGCCGAGGCGAAACTGGCGGAGTTGCGCGAACGCCGGGACGACCTCCAGAGCGCCATCGGCGGCGTCCGCTCCGAGCTTGACGAACTGGAGTCGCTGCGCGAGCGACGGGCATCGCTGGCCGGGACCCTCGACCGCCTGGAGCAGTTGTACGACGAAGCCGAACAGCTCCAGGAGATGTACGGGACGCTGCGGGCACAACTCCGCCAGCGAAACGTCGAGACGCTCGAACGGATGCTCAACGAGACCTTCGAGTTGGTCTACCAGAACGACTCGTACTCCCACATCGAACTCGACGGGGAGTACGAACTGACCGTCTACCAGAAGGACGGCGACCCGCTGGAGCCCGAACAGCTCTCGGGGGGCGAACGCGCGCTGTTCAACCTCAGTCTGCGGTGTGCGATCTACCGGCTGCTCGCGGAGGGGATCGAGGGGTCGGCACCGATGCCGCCGCTGATCCTCGACGAGCCGACGGTGTTCCTGGACTCGGGCCACGTCACCCGGTTGCTCGACCTGATCGAGTACATGCGTGACGAGGTCGGCGTCGAACAGATCCTCGTGGTCAGCCACGACGACGAACTCGTCGGGGCCGCCGACGATCTGGTCCGGGTGGAGAAAGACGCGACCACGAACCGCTCGCGTGTCGAACGGGTCGAGGCGACCGTCGCCGAGTTGGTCTAACGGGCGTCGAGGGCAGCCAGGGCGTCGGCCGTCGTCTCGGTCGCGTCGTAGCCCCGCTGGCCGGCGACCGACGCCTCCGTGACCAGCCCGGCCGCGCGGAACTCCCCGAGCAGGCCGTGGAGGTCGCTCTCACAGAGATCGTAGCTGCCCAGCAGATCCGTCACCGCGAGCGGCCCGCGGGCGTCGAGTTCCACGAGCAGCCCCAGCGAGCGGTCGTCGTGGGCTGCCGTGAGAAGTCGACGGACCGGATCTGACACCGCCGCCGCGGCGGTCTCCAGCGGCGACTCGCCCTCGACGGGTTCGAGTCGGTCGTTGGGGACGTGCGTTCGCTCGCCGGTCTCGGGGTCTCTGACCAGACTCGCGTCGCTGGACCGTTTGAGCAGCAGATAGCGCGTGCCCGACTCGTCGCGGACGGTTCGCATACGGGGCTGTAGCCGGGGTCGACGGTTAGCCGTTGCGTTCGATCGGCTCCGTGTCGGGCGACGCCGACTCGTCACTGTCGTCGTCCGTGTCCTCGTCACCGTCGTCGTCCTCGCGGTCGTTCATGAACTGACGATAGCGGAAGTACCCGTAGGCAAAGGCGATAGCGCCGACGAGAAACACCTGGACGCCGCGGTCCGTCTGCCCCTCGAAGTAGATGATCATCGGGCCGACCGACAGCCCGAACAGCGCGACGTTGAACACGACGACGAGTTTCCAGAACAACCCGGAGATCTCGCTGGCGGAGCCGTCCCGCGGCGGCTCCGGTGCTGACGGTGCTTCGGGGATTGACGGCCCGAGACTGTCGGGGTCGAACTCCTCGGGTTCGTGGACGCTCTTCTCGTTGACGACACTCGGGCCGGAATCCGAGTCGTCCTCGTCGGGGGGCAGGACCACGACCGTGCTACGGGAGCCCAGCGAAAAAGCGTTCCCGGTCTGTCGCGGCCGCTGGGCGGTCGGACACCGCGGGCTCCGACGCGCTTCAGTTGATCTCGTCCAGTGGCATCGTCACGTCCGACTGGAGCCACGCGAGCGGGTTCTGGGCGTCGTAGAACACTGTCCCGTTGTCCACCTCGTAGGTCTCCGTCGTCTGGATCGCGTCCGGGAGCGCCGGCTCCGAACGCAGTTGCTCCGACCGGTCCGCCTCGCCGTCTGGGGATGCGTGGTGCGACATGGGACTTCGTCGTCCGGTATGACACAGCATAACATATACTTTCTGCCCACGACAATTTCGACCGCCGGTGTTTTCATCGGGCACCTCGAAGGACGGCCAATGAGTGACGAGAGTCAGCGAGCCCTCGGGGATTTCACGGGAGGGAGCGCCAGCGACGACCGGCCGGCCGACGAGGCGGCAGCAGTCGCCGGAAACGACGACAGCCACGCGACCGTCGTCGACATCGACGAGCAGCAGTTCCCGGCCGTCGAGGAGACTGTCGAGTTCGTCGTGACCCAGGTCGACTACACCGTCGAGGGACGGGGCGACGACGAGTTCCCCGTCGTCCACGTCTTTGGCCGGACCGACGACAACGAGGCCGTCCACGCCGAGATCTACGAGTTCAAGCCGTACTTCTACGCGCCCGCGTCGTCGGTCTCGCCCGACCAACTCCGCCAGTACGACCGCATCACCGGCTGGGAGGAGACCGACGCCGACGGCGAGCCCTACGAGTCGATCCGGGGCGAACGACTGGTCAAGATCTTCGGACAGACCCCACGGGACGTGGGCCAGATGCGGGACGATTTCGACCACTACGAGGCGGACATCCTCTTCCCCAACCGCCTGCTCATCGACAAGGACATCACCAGCGGCGTCCGCGTGCCGGCCCGCGAGAGCGAGGACGGGAGCCTGACGGTCCACCACAGCGAGGTCGACCCCGTCGAGGCCAGTGCCGATCCGCGAGTCAACACCTTCGACATCGAGGTCGACGACCGCTCGGGCTTTCCGGAAGACGGCGAGGAGCCGATCGTCTGTCTCACCTCACACGACTCCTACGACGACGAGTACATCCTCTGGCTGTATCAGTCGCCCGAAGGCGTCGACGGCCCCGAAGCGCTGGCCGGCTACGACCCGATCGGCGACGACGACCTCGACGTCGACGTCAGGATCTTCGAACGGGAGGAGGCGATGCTGGAGGCGTTCGTCGACTACATCGTCGGGACCGATCCCGACGTGCTGACGGGGTGGAACTTCGACGACTTCGACGCACCGTACCTGCTGGACCGGCTCGATGAACTCCGGAGTTTCGACCACGACTACGACCTCGACATCGACCGCCTCTCGCGGGTCGACGAGGTCTGGCGCAGCGACTGGCAGGGGCCCGACATCAAGGGACGAGTCGTCTTCGACCTCCTGTATGCCTACAAGCGCACGCAGTTCACCGAACTGGAGTCCTACCGGCTGGACGCCGTCGGCGAGCAGGAACTCGGCGTCGGCAAGGAACGGTACGCCGGCGACATCGGCGATCTCTGGGAGGACGACCCCGAGCGCCTGCTGGAGTACAACCTCCGTGACGTGGAGCTCTGTGTCGAACTCGACCGCGAACAGGACATCGTGGATTTCTGGGACGAGGTCCGGACGTTCGTCGGCTGTAAGCTCGAAGACGCGACCACCCCCGGCGACGCCGTCGACATGTACGTCCTCCACAAACTCCACGGTGAGTTCGCACTGCCCTCGAAAGGCCAGCAGGAGAGCGAGGACTACGAGGGAGGAGCGGTCTTCGACCCGATCACCGGCGTCCGGGAGAACGTCACGGTGCTGGACCTGAAATCGCTGTACCCGATGTGTATGGTGACGACCAACGCCAGCCCGGAGACGAAAGTCGATCCCGAGCGCTACGACGGCGAGACCTACCGCGCACCCAACGGGACCCACTTCCGGAAGGAGCCGGACGGCGTCATCCGGGAGATGGTCGACGAACTCCTGACGGAACGGGAAGAGAAGAAGGAGCGGCGGAACTCGTTCGATCCCGACAATCCGGAGTACGAGCGCTTAGACCGCCAACAAGCGGCAGTGAAGGTGATCATGAATAGTTTGTACGGCGTGTTGGGATGGGACCGGTTCCGCCTGTACGACAAGGAGATGGGCGCAGCCGTCACCGCTACGGGTCGGGACGTGATCGACTACACCGACGAAGTCGTCGCAGGCGAGGGGTACGAGGTCGTATACGGGGACACCGACTCCGTCATGTTACAGCTGGGGGATGTTTCGGCCGAGGATATCGATAGCAGCGTCGAGATCACCGACGCGATGCGGGAGAAACATCCCGAGATGGACGAACCGGAGTTAGAGACGATCGCGGCGACGATCCAGAAAGGCTTCGAGCTAGAGGAGACGATCAACGCCTCCTACGACGACTTCGCCAGCGACCGGCTAAACGCCGACGACCACCGCTTCCAGATCGAGTTCGAGAAACTCTACCGGCGGTTCTTCCAGGCGGGCAAAAAGAAACGCTACGCCGGCCACATCGTCTGGAAGGAGGGCAAGGACGTTGACGACATCGACATCACGGGCTTCGAGTACCAGCGGTCGGACATCGCGCCGATCACCAAGCGGGTCCAGAAGGAGGTCATCGACCGGATCGTCCACGGCGAGGACGCCGAGTCGATCAAGGAGTACGTCGGCGAGGTGATCGAGGACTACCAGGCCGGGAACGTCGACCTCGACGACGTGGGCATCCCCGGTGGCATCGGGAAGAAACTGGACAACTACGACACCGACACGGCACAGGTCAGGGGTGCGAAGTACGCCAACCTCCTGTTGGGGACGAACTTCCAGAGCGGGTCGAAACCGAAGCGTCTCTACCTGGATCGGGTCCACTCGGACTTCTTCGAGCGTATCGAGGCCGAGCAGGGGCTGGACCCGGCACAGGACCCGCTGTACGGGGAGTTCCGCCGGGACCCCGACGTGATCTGTTTCGAGTACGCCGACCAGATCCCCGAGGAGTTCGAGGTCGACTGGGACAAGATGCTCGACAAGACGCTGAAAGGGCCGATCGCCCGGATCCTCGAAGCCCTGGACATCTCCTGGGAGGAGGTCAAGAGCGGCCAGGAACAGACCGGGCTCGGCCAGTTCATGTAGCTCCGGTCAGAGCGATTATAACGGCGGCTGACGACGGGACCGTAGATGGTCGAACTCGACGACGAGACCCCCCGAGTGGGCGGTACCGACGGCCGGTCGATCTACGAGCGGGCGCTGGGTGAGGAGTTCACGGCGCTGCACCCGAAGATCCAGGAGCGGTTCGGGTTCACGAGCGCCGACGGCGTGGCCTGTATCGGCCGCGGGACGATGGAGTACGTCCGAAACGGCGGGCCACACCTGCTGCCGTTCCTGTGGTTCGGTGCGACACACAACACGATGTTCCCCGAGCAGAACACCGCGGTCCCGTTCACGATCCGGAACTACGCCTACGAGGACGCGTTCGGACGGGAGACGGTGACGTGGCTGCGGCGGTTCGATATGCCCCGGCGCCGGCGGTTCGACGCCGCGATGATCTACAGCGAAGAGCGGGAGCGGATCGTCGATTACCTCGGGACGCGTCACCATCTCGCGGTCGACATCGACCTGGCCGTAAGCGACCGGGGCGGCATCGAGATCACGACCGGGCCACAGCGGTTGTACGCAGTCGGGACCTGCGTGCCGTTGCCGCTGGCGCTCTCCGCACAGGCGACCGTCCACGAGTGGTACGACGACGAGACCGAACAGTTCCGCATCGCCGTGACCGTGACGAACCCGCTGGTCGGACTCGTCTTCGAGTACCGCGGCTCGTTCGAGGTCGAGTGGATCGACTGCGAAGCGGTGCCGGACGCCGTGCGGCCGGTGTCACCGACCGCCGGCGAGTGACCGCTCCGGGTCCGACCGGCCGACGGCCGTGATTCCGGACCGACCGAACGGGATTTCCCATATCCGAATATCGCTTTTCGATT
Above is a window of Haloarcula halophila DNA encoding:
- a CDS encoding DUF7322 domain-containing protein, with the protein product MVLPPDEDDSDSGPSVVNEKSVHEPEEFDPDSLGPSIPEAPSAPEPPRDGSASEISGLFWKLVVVFNVALFGLSVGPMIIYFEGQTDRGVQVFLVGAIAFAYGYFRYRQFMNDREDDDGDEDTDDDSDESASPDTEPIERNG
- the rad50 gene encoding DNA double-strand break repair ATPase Rad50, which gives rise to MKFQRVRLENFKCYDDADLRLAPGVTVIHGLNGSGKSSLLEGCFFALYGARAIDETLGDVVTLGADDCTVDLWFTHAGEEYHLTRRVRATGERATTAKCVLETPTGTFEGARDVRARITELLRMDSEAFVNCAYVRQGEVNKLINATASDRQDMLDDLLQLGKLETYRERASDARVGVKRVRNGKQERLEQLDEQIDEKESQDLHERLNGLETELNEVQSDIERIEDQQSTAEQTRDQAESVLDEYEEKQTELAELTEDIDSLETTITEAESEREQLKDELSERKSDRDSLRADLDEQVTETELDSADRDAVTARIDELDERGEELRSRIESQKVEAQKHSGEAESLTEQAEDLASRVETKRQSAAELESELADTRETIAERREKLSEIDDEIESVEATFEAAEIDRDGVDAHRESVATELAETRQRVTELETRLENERSSLAEAEALLEEGKCPECGQDVTGSPHVESIEDDRERIADLEADLADARETVERLEDDLEAAEELAEAADRLARLRDNRSTVVQLIEEKESGLDDDEERVDELRADADELEAEADAKREAAEAARERAAECRSTIGECNQEHQTVKESIAQLEGVLELLDGIENCENDIEQLRSRRAQLAEVNDERRERLAEKRERKQELAEAVDESRVEEARSEKERAEAYVEKAEAKLAELRERRDDLQSAIGGVRSELDELESLRERRASLAGTLDRLEQLYDEAEQLQEMYGTLRAQLRQRNVETLERMLNETFELVYQNDSYSHIELDGEYELTVYQKDGDPLEPEQLSGGERALFNLSLRCAIYRLLAEGIEGSAPMPPLILDEPTVFLDSGHVTRLLDLIEYMRDEVGVEQILVVSHDDELVGAADDLVRVEKDATTNRSRVERVEATVAELV
- a CDS encoding DNA-directed DNA polymerase, producing MSDESQRALGDFTGGSASDDRPADEAAAVAGNDDSHATVVDIDEQQFPAVEETVEFVVTQVDYTVEGRGDDEFPVVHVFGRTDDNEAVHAEIYEFKPYFYAPASSVSPDQLRQYDRITGWEETDADGEPYESIRGERLVKIFGQTPRDVGQMRDDFDHYEADILFPNRLLIDKDITSGVRVPARESEDGSLTVHHSEVDPVEASADPRVNTFDIEVDDRSGFPEDGEEPIVCLTSHDSYDDEYILWLYQSPEGVDGPEALAGYDPIGDDDLDVDVRIFEREEAMLEAFVDYIVGTDPDVLTGWNFDDFDAPYLLDRLDELRSFDHDYDLDIDRLSRVDEVWRSDWQGPDIKGRVVFDLLYAYKRTQFTELESYRLDAVGEQELGVGKERYAGDIGDLWEDDPERLLEYNLRDVELCVELDREQDIVDFWDEVRTFVGCKLEDATTPGDAVDMYVLHKLHGEFALPSKGQQESEDYEGGAVFDPITGVRENVTVLDLKSLYPMCMVTTNASPETKVDPERYDGETYRAPNGTHFRKEPDGVIREMVDELLTEREEKKERRNSFDPDNPEYERLDRQQAAVKVIMNSLYGVLGWDRFRLYDKEMGAAVTATGRDVIDYTDEVVAGEGYEVVYGDTDSVMLQLGDVSAEDIDSSVEITDAMREKHPEMDEPELETIAATIQKGFELEETINASYDDFASDRLNADDHRFQIEFEKLYRRFFQAGKKKRYAGHIVWKEGKDVDDIDITGFEYQRSDIAPITKRVQKEVIDRIVHGEDAESIKEYVGEVIEDYQAGNVDLDDVGIPGGIGKKLDNYDTDTAQVRGAKYANLLLGTNFQSGSKPKRLYLDRVHSDFFERIEAEQGLDPAQDPLYGEFRRDPDVICFEYADQIPEEFEVDWDKMLDKTLKGPIARILEALDISWEEVKSGQEQTGLGQFM
- a CDS encoding DUF4166 domain-containing protein: MVELDDETPRVGGTDGRSIYERALGEEFTALHPKIQERFGFTSADGVACIGRGTMEYVRNGGPHLLPFLWFGATHNTMFPEQNTAVPFTIRNYAYEDAFGRETVTWLRRFDMPRRRRFDAAMIYSEERERIVDYLGTRHHLAVDIDLAVSDRGGIEITTGPQRLYAVGTCVPLPLALSAQATVHEWYDDETEQFRIAVTVTNPLVGLVFEYRGSFEVEWIDCEAVPDAVRPVSPTAGE
- a CDS encoding DUF7331 family protein is translated as MSHHASPDGEADRSEQLRSEPALPDAIQTTETYEVDNGTVFYDAQNPLAWLQSDVTMPLDEIN
- a CDS encoding DUF7346 family protein, with amino-acid sequence MRTVRDESGTRYLLLKRSSDASLVRDPETGERTHVPNDRLEPVEGESPLETAAAAVSDPVRRLLTAAHDDRSLGLLVELDARGPLAVTDLLGSYDLCESDLHGLLGEFRAAGLVTEASVAGQRGYDATETTADALAALDAR
- a CDS encoding DUF7310 family coiled-coil domain-containing protein, which encodes MADSETLSERVSAVERAMTEGEKTLPDAEAVAELEPRVADVEDRLALLDERVTELEAATQALRGYVGSVKSVNEDVEQRADAALAAVDRLEDRLESRQAPREPDPQPDATGSTVQDRPAIQQRSRRAEGGRSSEHREQSPAPNRDQIDGLADVDQTGTPQDGTGQDADGVRPPRTVGDESGRTGGSHRSGEDQTRAGVLARIRSLL
- the mre11 gene encoding DNA double-strand break repair protein Mre11 produces the protein MTRVIHTGDTHLGYQQYHVPERRRDFLAAFRQVVDDAIEDGVDAVVHAGDLFHDRRPSLTDIMGTLSVLEELDDADIPFLAVVGNHEAKRDAQWLDLYESLGLATRLDDEPTVVGDTAFYGLDFVPRSQRDSLSYEFAPHDADHAALVTHGLFQPFDYGDWDAEVVLNESSVAFDALLLGDNHAPAKQAVADAWVTYCGSTERASASEREDRGYNIVTFDGEVRITRRGLDTREFVYVDVDLGPEEGIDRVRSQVGQYDVADAVVIVSIDGDGDPIAPASVEEFALDAGALVARVTDHRELAADTDETDVSFADPDDAVAERVRELGLSEAARDIDETIRASKVADANVTSTVEQRVRELIEDDPEALTADDGPNAAASESTDGSGPEQRRPDESSADGSTTGGSPADAETRDGEDQSSMEEFI